In one window of Mytilus trossulus isolate FHL-02 chromosome 7, PNRI_Mtr1.1.1.hap1, whole genome shotgun sequence DNA:
- the LOC134726372 gene encoding uncharacterized protein LOC134726372: MPTYDGAETTLETVECEKDVGVNIDSKLKFDKHIQTQVNKANQLVGLIRRSFRYLDDKSFCLLFKALVRPHLEYASSVWSPYKKKDIESVENVQRRATKMLPNLKDLSYEESLKLLKLPTLRYRRLRGDMIETYKILNNIYDERASSGIFTLSSGSTTRGHSLKLVKNRSRLDLKQYYFTNRVVEVWNSFPETIVTAKNIQKKTR, encoded by the coding sequence ATGCCAACATATGATGGTGCAGAAACAACTCTTGAAACTGTGGAATGTGAGAAAGATGTAGGTGTAAACATAGACTCTAAACTTAAATTTGACAAGCATATACAAACACAGGTTAACAAAGCCAACCAACTAGTAGGACTAATCCGAAGGTCATTTAGGTACTTAGACGACAAGAGTTTCTGTTTACTATTCAAAGCACTAGTTAGACCCCATCTTGAGTATGCCAGCAGTGTTTGGAGTCCATATAAGAAAAAGGATATTGAATCAGTTGAAAACGTACAAAGACGGGCTACAAAAATGCTTCCAAACTTGAAAGATTTATCATACGAAGAAAGTTTAAAACTCTTGAAATTACCAACACTTAGATATCGTAGACTACGAGGCGATATGATCGAGACCTATAAGATTCTCAATAACATCTATGATGAAAGGGCATCAAGTGGTATTTTTACACTAAGTAGTGGTTCAACAACAAGAGGGCATTCTTTGAAGTTAGTCAAGAACAGGAGTAGGCTAGATCTTAAACAGTATTATTTCACCAACAGAGTAGTGGAAGTCTGGAACAGTTTTCCTGAGACAATTGTAACTGCCAAAAACATTCAAAAGAAGACTAGATAA